In Salarias fasciatus chromosome 20, fSalaFa1.1, whole genome shotgun sequence, a single window of DNA contains:
- the rhoab gene encoding rho-related GTP-binding protein RhoA-B: protein MAAIRKKLVIVGDGACGKTCLLIVFSKDQFPEVYVPTVFENYVADIEVDGKQVELALWDTAGQEDYDRLRPLSYPDTDVILMCFSIDSPDSLENIPEKWTPEVKHFCPNVPIILVGNKKDLRNDEHTRRELAKMKQEPVKSEEGRDMAGRIAAFGYMECSAKTKDGVREVFEMATRAALQARRGKKSNKCVVL, encoded by the exons ATGGCAGCCATCCGTAAGAAGCTGGTGATCGTTGGAGATGGAGCTTGTGGGAAGACCTGCCTTCTGATCGTCTTCAGCAAGGACCAGTTCCCTGAGGTCTACGTCCCCACCGTGTTCGAGAACTATGTTGCCGACATAGAGGTGGACGGCAAGCAG GTGGAGCTGGCTCTGTGGGACACGGCGGGTCAGGAGGACTACGACAGGCTGAGACCTCTCTCCTACCCAGACACTGACGTCATCCTCATGTGCTTCTCCATCGACAGCCCCGACAGCTTGG AAAACATTCCAGAGAAGTGGACCCCGGAGGTGAAACACTTCTGTCCAAACGTCCCCATCATCCTGGTAGGAAACAAGAAGGACCTGCGCAACGACGAGCACACACGTCGGGAGCTGGCCAAGATGAAGCAG GAGCCGGTAAAGTCGGAGGAGGGCCGGGACATGGCCGGGCGGATCGCGGCGTTCGGCTACATGGAGTGCTCAGCCAAGACCAAGGACGGCGTGCGGGAGGTGTTCGAGATGGCCACGAGGGCGGCGCTCCAAGCCCGCCGCGGAAAGAAGAGCAATAAATGTGTAGTGCTGTAA